A single genomic interval of Candidatus Poribacteria bacterium harbors:
- a CDS encoding IS5 family transposase, translating into MSDTFLPLRFILTAGASHDVRQVPALMKGYAFECVIADTAYDSDPLRAKILGQGGVAVIRLRNNRVQERPYDRGLYKRRNIIERFFHRLKQFRRVATRYDKYARRYLGFVYFAAILITTKKM; encoded by the coding sequence GTGAGTGATACGTTTCTACCGTTGCGTTTTATCTTGACGGCAGGTGCGAGTCATGATGTTCGCCAAGTTCCTGCGTTGATGAAGGGATACGCATTTGAGTGCGTCATTGCTGATACTGCCTACGACTCGGATCCCTTGAGAGCAAAGATTCTTGGTCAAGGTGGCGTTGCGGTCATCCGCCTCCGGAACAACCGCGTTCAAGAGCGTCCTTATGACCGAGGTTTGTATAAACGTCGCAACATCATCGAACGTTTTTTCCATCGCTTGAAACAGTTTCGTCGCGTTGCGACCCGCTATGATAAGTACGCCCGTCGATACCTTGGATTCGTCTATTTCGCAGCTATACTTATTACCACTAAGAAAATGTAA
- a CDS encoding transposase, producing the protein MKSENIKETQDLPVDISDTASKSMLPFLKALPNVYVGHPETCRRFLSAVVWMTKEGATWRGLPKVYGYCNSVYRRFGRWCDAGVFEKLHQHFHAAGEISALLIDSTIVRAHTAAAGAGKKTEEKEIKPWVAATAASRRNSMLR; encoded by the coding sequence ATGAAATCTGAAAACATAAAGGAAACTCAAGATCTACCCGTAGACATCAGTGATACCGCTTCGAAGAGCATGCTCCCGTTTCTCAAAGCACTTCCAAATGTCTATGTCGGTCATCCCGAAACCTGTAGACGCTTTCTCTCTGCTGTGGTCTGGATGACCAAAGAAGGTGCGACGTGGCGAGGACTGCCAAAAGTCTATGGATATTGCAATAGCGTCTATCGCCGCTTCGGAAGATGGTGCGATGCTGGCGTCTTTGAAAAACTTCATCAACATTTCCATGCTGCGGGTGAAATCTCCGCACTCCTGATTGATTCGACGATCGTTCGGGCACACACTGCTGCGGCAGGTGCTGGAAAAAAAACGGAGGAGAAAGAAATCAAGCCCTGGGTCGCAGCCACGGCGGCTTCACGACGAAACTCCATGCTGCGGTGA